A window of Loxodonta africana isolate mLoxAfr1 chromosome 3, mLoxAfr1.hap2, whole genome shotgun sequence genomic DNA:
ACTGTGGTACCAGGCAGTGAAACACCGTGATTAAACATGTGTAAAGCTCTGCCACCCACTGGGTATTTGCTCTCATCTTAACAAAAAGAGCTCAAATCAGCCATGCTACAGCCAGCAGTGCAGCACATGAGGGAGAGGTCTCTTCTTGACTTCACTGACTGCTTCCTGGGCTCCCACATCCCTCCCCTGGGTGGCTGTCCACCCTGAGGAAGCTCCTCTACTGCGGAATCCAGCTTCCGAAGGTTGTGCGCTGTGATTTCCTCAGAAACCTCATGTTCATTTGGGAGATGGAAGTagttttctctgtcagctgtatggaagagggaaaaaaattttttttttttttcttagagggCCCTGATGAAAAGGCA
This region includes:
- the INSL5 gene encoding insulin-like peptide INSL5 isoform X1, with the protein product MKGSIFTLFLLSFLLAISEVKSQESLKLCGKDFIRAIIYMCGASRWRRHLEERLQVQQADRENYFHLPNEHEVSEEITAHNLRKLDSAVEELPQGGQPPRGGMWEPRKQSVKSRRDLSLMCCTAGCSMADLSSFC
- the INSL5 gene encoding insulin-like peptide INSL5, which translates into the protein MRTVELAKRGDYFEIRRINGLIAGSEVAECVWHSEVKSQESLKLCGKDFIRAIIYMCGASRWRRHLEERLQVQQADRENYFHLPNEHEVSEEITAHNLRKLDSAVEELPQGGQPPRGGMWEPRKQSVKSRRDLSLMCCTAGCSMADLSSFC